The sequence tccccagaCTCCCCACAGACAGAACCCTGGTTCCCCCTCTCTGTATTCCCCTACCCTCCATTCTTCCATCTGACCTAGACCTCTGCCCCatcccacctcccagcccagaATGGGAACTGAAGGCTCTCTGAGGTCCCAGCTGGATAAAGAAAGAATGGTTTTGGAATGCATACATGGATGactcagtaaacaaataaatgaaatttcaatCTGGCCAACTCCTACTCATACTTCAAAACCCATCCCAAATGTCCTCTAAGGCCTATAATTTCCAGAATGCCCTTTGGGGCCCTTGGGAGGGTAAAGTCATTGGTGGCATCCCCACATGGCTGACTTTCCCTGCCTCATCCAGCTTTGATCTGGACCCACGGAGTCGTTACACATTCTGGACTTTTGTGGTGGGTGGCACGATAGTGTGGCTCTCAATGTATGGTGTGAATCAAGCACAGGTGCAGCGTTATGTGGCCTGCCGCACGGAGAAGCAAGCCAAACTGTGAgtgtttggggggcagggtgggggcctCTGGGATGTActgccccctctccccagcctgagGCTGTGCCTCCCTGCAGGGCCCTGCTCATCAACCAGCTGGGCCTCTTCCTGATTGTGTTCAGCGCTGCTGGCTGTGGTATCGTCATGTTCACACTCTATATGGACTGCGACCCCCTCCTCAAAGGGCGTATCTCTGCCCCAGACCAGGTGAGTCTTGTCCAGGCTCctgtgccacccccacccccacctccactcccatTCTGAACTCTCTTGTGGATAAATCTCTGGGACGAGGGCGGAAGAGCTTTCCTAGCAGAgagaacagcctgtgcaaaggccaagaggaaggaaagagcttGGATCAGAGAAGCTCCGGGAGTAGTGGGGAAGATGAGGCTGAGAGGCACTAAGGAGCCATAGAGGGTGTGAGCGGGAGAGGGGCACATTCAGATCTAGAGTCAGAGATTCCCAGAAGGGTGTCAAGGAGGAGAGAGGACCATGGTCCAGCACGATGTCATGGAGTTCGTGTTAATGACCAGCCCCCGTGTTCCAAGTGCCTATACTATGCCTCATGCTGTTCCCTTCACAAGCAATTTCCCATCAAATCCTTCAACAAGTGATGAGGCCGAGGCTGTCATGGTGCCCAACCGAGGCTGGAGGGGGCAGGAAGCATTGCCTGAGGGGTGCAGGCAAGTCAGGGGCAGCGCCAGGACCTATACCCAGGGCACACGCCGTGGCTGGAGCTCTAGCCCTCCAGCCACAGGGTTCAGAGTTGACAGAGGCTGCAAGGCTCTCGAATCTGCCGTCCTCCCCTGGGGTCAGATCCTGACTGCCTGACTGTGCAGCCTGAGGCAGGGCTGCACCTCCTGGCCTCAGCGTCCTGTCAGTAAAGTGGGGGTGACTCAGGATGCTGCCTCCCTGAGAACCCAGGGCTCTGTACATGGGGAGGGGCAGACAATCCCAGGGGCATGCAGTCCCTCAACAAACACGTTACACTAAGTGCCATTGTGAACCCGGTCTGCGATGGGTGCTGAGAATGCACAGGGCGAGGACACCCAGAAGCCCCAGCCTCAGGGTGCTGCTGTCCTGGAGGCTGACCCCTGACTCCCCCCAGTACATGCCCCTGCTCGTGCTGGACATCTTCGCGGACATGCCTGGAGTCCCTGGGCTCTTTCTGGCCTGTGCCTACAGTGGCACCCTCAGGTGAGCGCCCTGCTGGCTCTCCCCGCCATGTCCTACCCTCAGGGCCTCCTGTCCCTTCCGCCCACCCCCTTGAGGGATAGAAAGCTCTGAACACGTCCACCATTTGCAGTTGCTGCTCCGTCCCCACAGGGCAGTTCAGGTAGGCTCTAGCAGAGAGCACATCCTGGCCACAAAGACCCCAACTGTGTGGAGTCTCCCCTTTTCAGCACCTGGCAGAGCCACCCCTGACTcccatctctcccttccttttgtcAAAGTaacgtttattgagtacctactgtgtggcAGGTGCTGCTGTTCTAAATCCTGGGGAACAGCCATGACCAAGCAGTCCCCCACTCCTGCCCTCAGGGCCCTCACGTTCTGGTAGTTTCAAATCTTCCGTGACTTCTGGCCACAGCCCTGCTCCTGCAAGTGACCAGGGTCCCATGTGGCAATTCTCTGCCCCCCATTATTGCCCTGTAATGAGACCTTGTGTCATTTGTTTCCTTGGTTGTGGTTCCCTGCTGCTGTGGGGGTATCTCAGGTCTGTGGACTGGGGGTGAGGGGTAGACATCTCCTCCACTCTTGGGGGTCTATCATCCATGCCTCTGCCCTTGGGTTGGGTGGGGTCTTGGCAGGGAAGACAGTGTTGGCAGctcggccccccccccccccgcaggtGGGCCCCAGCAGGGGTATGGCCAGTCTCTGGATGTGGCCTGACCATACTCCCTGCCCTTCTCATGTCCCCCAGCACTGCGTCCACCAGCATCAATGCCATGGCTGCCGTGACTGTGGAGGACCTCATCAAACCACGGCTGCCCAGCCTGTCGTCCCGGAGACTCATAATCATCTCCAAGGGGCTCTGTGAGTTGGGGGAGCCCTGGTAGGGGGGCCAGAGTGGCCTCTCCCCGCTGACAGTGCCACCTTCATCCCTACAGCGCTCATCTATGGCTCCGCCTGTCTTATCGTGGCGGCTCTGTCCTCGCTGCTGGGGGGCGGTGTCCTCCAGGTGAGCCCCCATCCGCGACCGTGCCCCGATTTTCCCAACAGGTGGGGTATCATCCGTCTTGCACTGACGTTAGAAAGGGTCCTACACTCGGTGGCAAAACTGGGTTCCGTTTGCCACCGGAGGCCGTAGGCTTCCTGCAGTCACGTGGGTGGaggtgtggggaggtgggagtcGGGAGGCGGTGGCCTGGGGGCAGGAAGGGCCTCGCCCTGGTGTGGAGGTTGGATCGCATCTGTCGAGAGAGAATGGGCGTCTTTGCCTCCACCccaggagagagacagaaacagagcgTCCCCACGCctttagggaaactgaggcacagaggcgTCTCAAGGCCTGCAGTGGGATTTCTCAGGTCTTGTTTTCCCAgcgggtaaactgaggcccagaaaggtggAGCTGTTCTGCCCTCAACCACACCATCATCCTCTCCCCCAGGGCTCCTTTACCGTCATGGGTGTCCTCAGCGGCCCCCTCCTCGGAGCTTTCACTCTGGGAATGTTCCTCCCTGCCTGCAACACGTGGGTAAGTGGGGGCAGGCGGGCCGAGGGGCTGGGAGGCGGGGCCCGACGCCTCAGTCCGCTGACGCTGGCCCCACCCAAGGGCGTCTTCTCCGGGATCGCGGCTGGCTTGGCGCTCTCGCTGTGGGTGGCGGTGGGCTCCACTCTGTACCCGCCCAGCGCGCAGTCCATGGGGGTCCTGCCGTCCTCGGCCGCCGGCTGTGCGGAGTCCTCAGCCAACGCCTCTGGCCTCCTGGGCCCGCTCTTTGCTACCAACGCCTCCAGCGAGGCTCCCAGGTGAGCCGGGGAGGCGTGGCCTGAGAGGGAGTAGTCAGGAAGGGACCCTCAAACTGAATCCCGAAAGAGAAGGGGGAGCTGGGCTGGCTTGGGACGAGGTGAGGGAAAGGGATTCCCAGAGGAGGGATCGGaaagtgcaaaggccttgaggccAAGTTCGATTTAGTACAATTGACTATGTGAGGTTGGGTGGATTTAACCTCACATAGTGGACGGAGAAAGGATAGGAGGTGAGGTCCAGCCAGTGGAATTTcgtctgattttttttattgagatataatttacagaCCATACaattagccatttaaaaatgagttttagtatattttcaaGGTTagacaaccatcaccactatcaactcaacattttcatcacctccaaaaagaaagacagaaagaaaaaaaaagccctatTCCTATTAGCAATCACTCCCacttctcccccagcccctggcaaccagtaatGCACTTTCTGTCACTGCGGATTttcctgttctggacatttcatataaatggaatgatataatATGTGACCTTGTGTGTCTGGCCACTCTCACTCAGTATGATGTTTTCAATGTCCATCAACATTGTAGCaggtgtcagtgcttcattcctctttatgactgagtaatattcccttgtgtggatggaccacattttgtttgtccattcatcagttgatggccatttgggttgtttctgccttttggtgattgtgaatagtgctgctgtgaacaagTTTtggtgtggacatatgttttcatttttcttggtctATACCTAggggagtagaattgctgggtgatatgattctatgtttaacttcttgaggaaccaccagactgttttccacagccactGCGCCATGTTATATTCCCGCAGGCAATGGAGGAGAGTTATCTCCACATCTGCCCCAACagttgtcattttccttttttctttttttttcaattctagccatcctagtggatgtgagctcattgtggttttgatttgtggtttgctaatgactaatgatgttgagcaccttttcatgcgcttgttggccatttgtatctctttggagaaatgtctatttgaattctttgcccatttaaatACTggggtatttgtcttttttattgttgagttgtaatttACATGTTcttaatatctttatatattctggatactagattCTTATTAGATgtgtgatttggaaatattttctcccattctgtggcttgtcttttcattctcttgatagtgtcctttgatacacaaaagattttaattttgatgaagtgcaacttctctgttttctttggttgcttgtgcttttggtgtcatctcCAAGAAAtgattgccaaatccaaggtcataaagattcacacctatgttttcttctaagagtttaatTTGGTTTGATTCTGAGGGCAGTAGGGAGCCATGGAGGGTAACAAGCAGTGGCAGGATGTGATCTGAATTACATTTAAGTAATGCTCCCTCTGGTTGTGTGTGGAGAATGCCTGGGGGTAAAAGTGGGATAGATAGCAGGACAGGAATATTGGCTACACCACACATCTGGGTGAGTAATAAGGAAAGACTGGACTAGGCGGTGGCAGTGGAGATGGGAGGAAGTGAATGGATTAGGAGTGCTTTTTAGACTCACgttctcctctcccacccccagaatGGACCCTGGCCGACCCAGCTTGGCTGACAGCTTCTACGCCATTTCCTATCTTTATTATGGTGCCCTGGGCACACTGAGCACCATTCTATGCGGAGCCCTTGTCAGCTACCTGACGGGTAAGCAGGGTGTGAGAGGCCACCCTGTACAGTACTCTGTCTCCCGGACCCAccaggcagggagaggagggaggacacCCCCATTGGCCAAGTGGCTACTGCATGCTGGACACATCTGCACCCTTTATGCTGTGTCTCCCTCAGGACAACCGTGCACCTTGCAGGGCTTGTCCTATTTTGCAAAggcagaagaaactgaagcactcTCTCCCCCAAGGTTATTAAGTCCTTGCTAGAGAATGTGGGGTGGGGCCACCAGACGCTCTTCCTGGTGCTGAAATATCTTCTAAT comes from Rhinolophus ferrumequinum isolate MPI-CBG mRhiFer1 chromosome 18, mRhiFer1_v1.p, whole genome shotgun sequence and encodes:
- the SLC5A5 gene encoding sodium/iodide cotransporter isoform X5; translated protein: MCLGQLLNSLLTATFYLPIFYRLGLTSTYQYLELRFSRAVRLCGTVQYLVATVLYTGIVIYAPALILNQVSGLDIWASLLSTGAICTFYTTVGGMKAVIWTDVFQVVVMLAGFWVVLARGIMIVGGPRQVLQLAQNHSRINLMDFDLDPRSRYTFWTFVVGGTIVWLSMYGVNQAQVQRYVACRTEKQAKLALLINQLGLFLIVFSAAGCGIVMFTLYMDCDPLLKGRISAPDQYMPLLVLDIFADMPGVPGLFLACAYSGTLSTASTSINAMAAVTVEDLIKPRLPSLSSRRLIIISKGLSLIYGSACLIVAALSSLLGGGVLQGSFTVMGVLSGPLLGAFTLGMFLPACNTWGVFSGIAAGLALSLWVAVGSTLYPPSAQSMGVLPSSAAGCAESSANASGLLGPLFATNASSEAPRMDPGRPSLADSFYAISYLYYGALGTLSTILCGALVSYLTGPTKRNALIPGLLWWDLTQQTASVTPKEVATLGDSLVKGAEELSLRAKRPPDFLPTDDDHLLFLRQKEVNEASSGSWTTGRGHEDGHDLQETDL